CGCGATAGACGGTGAGGACCAGCCCGCCGTCCGGGAGGGGGCGCACGCGACGCACGCCGATCACCCGGCGGAGCTGCTCGGCAACGGCGCGCTGACCCTCGGGGCCGGCGGCCGGCACGAGCTCGACGCGGATCTCCGGTTCGGCGCTCGCGGGTCCGGCGCGCCGGTAGCTCTCGAGCTTCACCAGGAGCTCGTCGGCGAGCCCATCGACCGCCGCGGCGAGCGCCTCGGCGCAGCTCGGCCCGCGATGCGGGCTGGCGTGGGAGAAGAGCGCGCGCCCCGCCGGAAGGGCGAACACTTCGACGGTAAGCGAGACGTCGCAGGTGGCCATGCCGACGCCGTAGGCGGTGATCTCGTGCGGCTGTTCGGTGGCGGAGACGACGAGGCCGACCTCGGGGCCACCCTCGCCGCGCGCCGCGTCCTGCGCCGCCGCGAGGCTGGCGAAGCGGCGCAGATCGTGGAAACGCGCACCGAGTGACCGGGTCACGGCGGCGGTGGCCGCGGCGTGGTCGCCGACGACGCCCACCGGCGAGTGCACGGTGAAGGCCCGGACGGCCGTCGGCCAGGCGAGGGCCGCGGCGGCGAGCGCGGCGAGGAGGCGCGAGCCGCTCATGGCGTCGCTCCCGCTGCCGCGAGCTCGGCGGCCTCGCTCGGTGCGCTGTCGCCGGTGGCGTGGGAGACGGCGCGCACGCGATAGGTCGCGGCGGGTCCGCCGCCGGGAGCGTGATCGACGAAGGAGCGCTCCGTTCGACGCAGCTCGGTCGGCATTGCGCTCCAGTTGCCGCTGCCGACGCGCCTCTCGACCCGGAAGCCGTCGACTTCGGGCTGTTCGTCGATCTGCCAGGAGACGATCACCTCGTCCCCGGCGGGACCGCTCTGCCGATGCGCCGCGACGCCGTGCGGCGCCAGCGGGCGGCCCCGCACCGTCGCGCCGGCGGGAGCGCTGCCGCGGGTCAGGCGGGTCAGCGAGCGCTGCGGCTCGACCTCGCTGACAGTGAGCTCGCCGAGCAGGCGGCCGTTGCCGAGCACGGCGAGTCGCTGGCCGGGCTTCACGCCGACGTTGGTGCCGAGGTCGACGTAGACCTGCTTGTTGTCCCAGGGAGCAGCCCCGGAGACGCGACCCATCTGCGCCTCGACGCGGGCGAGCTTCGCAGCCGCCGGTTGCCATCCAGGGCAGCGGGCGTCGAGGCACTGTCGCAGCAGACGCGCCGCGTCGGTCGGCCGGTGCAGGGTCTCGTAGGCCTGGGCGAGGCGGAGCGCCGCGTCGGCGTGCGTCGACACCGGCTCGAGCAGCTCCCGGGCGCGCTCTGCCCCGCCGGGCAGTTGTCCCTCGAGGGCCAGGACGCCGAGCCGGTAGCGACACGAGATCTCTTCCGGCGCTTCGGCGACACAGCGCTCGAGGCTCGCCGACGCGCCTGCGACGTCTCCCACCTCGAGCTGCGATTCGGCGAGGGAGGCGAGCGCGGCGCCGCCGACCGCGCGACCTCCGGCGATCAGCTCGCGCAGCACGGCGGCGGCACGACCCGCGTCGCCGGTGGCGCGCCACGCCGCGGCGAGCGGCTCGAGGGTGGCGCGTTCTCCCGGCGAGATCTGGCGCGCCTTCTCGAGGCTCGCCACCGCACCCGCCGGGTCGCTGCCGGCCGCCAGCAGCAGGGCCCCGCGCTGTCGGTGCAGCGGCCAGCTGTCCGGGCGCCGCTGGATGCCCTGGTCGAGCAGCGCGAGCGCCGCGGCGAGCTCGCCGGCGTGGAAGGCGGCGTCGGCGGCGGCAAGCCGGGCGGCGGTGGCGTCCGGCTGCAGCGCGAGGGCGCGGCTGGCGATCTCGCGCGCCGCCTCCCACTGTTGGCGTGCCGCGTAGAGGCGGGCGGCCCGGGTGAGTCCGGCGACGTCGCGCGCCGCTTCGGCGCGTTGCAGTCCGGCGCTCACCGCGCTCGCCGAGATCGGCTCGTGGAGCGCCGCGCGCAGCAGGGCGATCGCCGGCGACGTCGCGGCATCCCCCGAGTCGAGCAGGGCCGAGGCCGCCGCTTCGTCTCCCTCCTCTCGCGAGAGCAGTGCGAGCGCGGCGAGCGCTTCGCCGTTCGTCGCGAGCTGACGCAGGCCATTCCAGGCGCTGCGCGCCGCCGCGCGCTCGCCCGAGAGCTCGGCGAGCGTGGCCTGCACCGCGAGCCCGGCGGCGGTCGTCGCCGCCGGGGAAGGCGGCACGAGCTGGCGCGCCTCGACGAGGCGGCCGCTCTCGAGCAGCACCGTCGCCAGCTCGTCGAGCACGGTCGCGTCGTCCGGGCGGAGCACGGCGGCCCGGCGGTAGGTCTCCACCGCCCGATCGACGTCGCCGAGCTTCCACGCCGAGCGCGCCAGGTTGAGGAGGGCGGCCGTGTCGTGCGGGTTGAGGGTCACCGCCTTGCCGAGCTCGCCCACCGCCTCGGCATAGTGCCCCTCCTGGTAGCTGCGCATCCCGCGCTCGGCGCTCGCCTGCTGTTCGGAGGCGAAGCGCAGCTGGACGTCGAAATCGAAGAGGTTCAGGTCGGCAGCGGGGGCGTCGAGCTCGATCTGCGCCGTGCCGGCGGCGACCGCGACCACGCGTCCTTCGACGACCGGGTCGTGCGAGCCGCTGCGCACGACGACGGCACGGAAGCCCGCCGCCACGCCGGCGTCGGCGCCGGCGCTCACCGCCAGGTGGCGCTCGTCGACGAGCTCGGCGATCGAGACGTTGACCGGAAAGCGGGAGGCGAGACCCGCCACGACCCGTTCGATCTCCGGCTTGAGCACCTCGATCGAGGAGCTGAACGGGAGCGAGTAGTCGAGGGTCAGGGTGTAGGTCGTGGTGTTGACGTCGAGCAGCTTGAAGTCGACCTCGGTGGTCTGCCCGAGGTTCTTGACGCTGCCGAGGACGATCTCGTTGACCTTGAGCAGCTGCCCAGCCTTCACCAGGCGCCCGGTGTCGACGGCGAGGCCGGCGCTGGCGAGTTGCTGCTCGGAGAGCACCGCCTGCATCCGGTCGCGATCGACGACGTTGAAGATCGAGGTGGCGAGCAGCGCGTTCGTCAGCCAGTCGCGCAGGACGAGGCCGGCGTCCTCGTTCGTGAGGCCGGCGAACGGGGCGCCGACGACCTTGATCTCCCAGGTGGCGAGGGTGGTCTTGCGCAGGCCGGGAGGAGGGACCTCGCGCGGCTTGTCGGCGGCTGCAACGAGAGAGGGAGCGAGGAGGCCCGCGAGGGCCAGTGCGGCGAGCACGCCTCGCGCCGAGCGTAGGACGGAACCGCGGCAGACGAAGCACTTCCACATCGCCGACCTCGAGGGGGCCGTTCCGACCCGGCCGGCGTCAGACCGGCGCGTCGCGGAAGGCCGTCGAATCGGCCTCCGCCTGGCGGAGGCCTGGAAATCGCCCGACTGGAAGACTGCAGGAGAGCCATCGATCCCGGCCACCTCCCGAAAGATGTCCGGAGTCGCCTGCTCGGCTTTCGAGAGGATCGTAGCACGCGTAGCCGAGCCCGATGGCGCCGAGGAAGGACGGCGAGGCGCCCACGTTCCGGCGTCAGGCCGGTTTCTCGACCTCCGCCGCCGGATGGAGCACCACCGAACCGAGGCGGACGCGGTTGCGGCCCTCGGCTTTGGCGCGGTAGAGGGCACGGTCGGCGGCGGCGACGAGGGCTTCCGGGCCGGTGCGCGGCAGTGGGACGACGGTGGCGACGCCGAGGCTGAGTGTCAGGTGCGGCGCCGCGGTCGAGGCGGCGTGGGGCACGTGCAGCGCCTCGACGGCGAGCCGCAGCCGCTCGGCCATGCGCGCGGCGTCGTCGGCCGGGGTACCGGG
This genomic window from Holophagales bacterium contains:
- a CDS encoding tetratricopeptide repeat protein; this translates as MWKCFVCRGSVLRSARGVLAALALAGLLAPSLVAAADKPREVPPPGLRKTTLATWEIKVVGAPFAGLTNEDAGLVLRDWLTNALLATSIFNVVDRDRMQAVLSEQQLASAGLAVDTGRLVKAGQLLKVNEIVLGSVKNLGQTTEVDFKLLDVNTTTYTLTLDYSLPFSSSIEVLKPEIERVVAGLASRFPVNVSIAELVDERHLAVSAGADAGVAAGFRAVVVRSGSHDPVVEGRVVAVAAGTAQIELDAPAADLNLFDFDVQLRFASEQQASAERGMRSYQEGHYAEAVGELGKAVTLNPHDTAALLNLARSAWKLGDVDRAVETYRRAAVLRPDDATVLDELATVLLESGRLVEARQLVPPSPAATTAAGLAVQATLAELSGERAAARSAWNGLRQLATNGEALAALALLSREEGDEAAASALLDSGDAATSPAIALLRAALHEPISASAVSAGLQRAEAARDVAGLTRAARLYAARQQWEAAREIASRALALQPDATAARLAAADAAFHAGELAAALALLDQGIQRRPDSWPLHRQRGALLLAAGSDPAGAVASLEKARQISPGERATLEPLAAAWRATGDAGRAAAVLRELIAGGRAVGGAALASLAESQLEVGDVAGASASLERCVAEAPEEISCRYRLGVLALEGQLPGGAERARELLEPVSTHADAALRLAQAYETLHRPTDAARLLRQCLDARCPGWQPAAAKLARVEAQMGRVSGAAPWDNKQVYVDLGTNVGVKPGQRLAVLGNGRLLGELTVSEVEPQRSLTRLTRGSAPAGATVRGRPLAPHGVAAHRQSGPAGDEVIVSWQIDEQPEVDGFRVERRVGSGNWSAMPTELRRTERSFVDHAPGGGPAATYRVRAVSHATGDSAPSEAAELAAAGATP